AATGTTGCCTCAGTTATGATCAAACCTCCGTTATCCTTTGAACGGTCACCATAGTATTGCAGCTGTAGCTGAGAGGGAATAAAATCATCTGTTGCCCGGGTTCTAGTTGTTGGAGCAAAAGTGACTCGAGTTGTCAGGTTGACGTTACCAACCTTAATTGGCTTGAAAAggtttgtttctttcagATCAGGCACAGTCATCTTATTTAAAGTATCAGGAAATTACAGTGACTAACATAAAAGTTGAAGGGATACCGATCTTTATATACCACCGATGATAACATGGACCGCTTTTGATCATTAGTAAGCTATGGTATAACGTCTTTATGGGTTGGAATTAATAATACAAGCGCTATGCAGAACATTTATTTAATAATTCTTCAAGGACACGAAAACACGGGACTGATGATCGCAAGAACATCCGAATTGAAAGGCTCAACAGTTCATTACGGTCTAAACTGATTGAACTCAGCTACTTGTTCTTCCGTTCATCTGCACGTTCCCAAAATAAAATGATTACGTAATAAATCTTTTTACCGAGGTCCATGATTTGGGAGATCAAAGGGCGATGATGGCTAGAGATAGAGactccaagttcaaacgGAACAACCTATGAGGCTTCGTTTCAGGCGATACTTCCACAATAATTCAGGGGGTCGACCTTAACAATAAGGTGATCTGAATAATGCCTTTCAGTTGCGTTATTTTGTTAATAGACTGTGCGCGGGCGCGTGCAGTAATCAAAAGCTGTTAGTATTATCTTAGGTGCGTCCTTTAGTATTATtaatcaattgaaaaaaatgcaGAGCTTGATCTATTTTCCAAGGATACTGAGTGTTAACTATGACATATACTAAGCTCCCTTATTGAAAGAATGATGAAAGACGTTGGCTGTAAATAAAAATTTGCACACTGTTCGATTTCCTCCTACTTGGCCAAATCGTAAACCGTTTAAAGATGGCGCATATGTAACTTTAATTCCCTGCATGAAGTCTATTTGCATGCACTTGAAACCTAAACTTAAACTTAGTAATCAACACTGAAAGCCCGGTCAATTCGTGCATCGTGAATAGTGGCTTAGCGATGCCCATTCCCAGCTTATTTGATGCTCCTACGCTATATCTAGACAAAGATTATCTGTGGACATTTCTGTGACTTTGTCATGTGCAAACAATAGCCACCTCTAGTAGTGGCTTTTTCGGTAAGCGGTACATATCAGAACAGGAATAGCACTGATTAGATACGAATGGAGCCCAATCGACAATTTTTCGGATTTTGCATTTGTAATCCACCGCTTCTGCTTAGAAATTAATGCGAGACACAGAAAAGATCTTTAACAGCTAGAATCCTCTAGTCCACAGACTAATTAATGCTTCAACAATCCAAGCGATCAGCCCGCTGCACGTTCTTTATAACCTCAGCAAACAGAGGACCTATAGTTTAACCAATGCCAAAAAGTGCGTTTCTTTCTGAAATCCTTTTCAACCAATAAATCTTACTTAAAAAAAGCTTCCAGtttatttttctctctcttcttgaatagttcaaaagatttcgatgccttcaaaatttcatttgAGATCATAGAATCAGTAGGAGTCAAGTCTTGAGCAGCTTTCAGAGCGTGTAAACcattctcaaaatcattcaaTGCAATTTGAGCCAATCCTTTTCTGAAAAATGCTTTAGCTCTATCCTTATCAGTTATCGCTTGGTTGTCCTCCATCTCCAATAAATATTCGGCATAATCTCTCGCTCTAGAGAACTGTCCTAGTCGGTAATAAACAAGACTAAGGTTCAAGTacaatttctttttcaatgctaGGAACCTGTTGTATAACTGGGGGCTTTGATCTTGGTCGGGGGAGAATTCATTGAGATAACGATAAGACTTTTTGTACTTGAATAAAGCATTTTGGATCTGattttgtttgaaaagcaGACTTCCAGATTCTTTTATTATCTCGACAGCTTCCAATGccttttcaagagaatCTTTGTCAAAATTGTCGTCATCGTCAGGATATTCCTCAAAGACATCTCCCCCGATTTGACTGTTAgagcaattgaaaacaGGAACAGGATCTCCTTCTTTCCACTCTCCACACGCCACTATGACCACTGGCTGAAGCGGGCTGTTGTTTTCCTTGGTCgtgtcaactttttcaatgtctCTCACTACAGATTTCCCATGAACTACAGATCCAAATGCGGTGTGCTTCCCTTGAAGATGTGGGCAGGGGTAAGTTGTaatgaaaaactgagaACTGTTACTATTGGGGCCGCTGTTGGCCATTGCCAAAACGAAAGGACGGTCAAATTTACTTACTGGATTATTGTCCAGCGCTTCGtcatcaaactttccatAGATAGGGCCCTTTTCGTTGTTACTCAAATCATTAATGTAAGTGGAAACCCCTCCACCACCCACCTGTTCCTGATTGAATGAATCGTCCCTGccaaaaacaagatcaCCGGCCTGGACAATAAAATTTTTCATGATTCTGTGGAACCTTATTCCTTGATAGGTTAACTTTATATCTCCATACTCTTTCGAATGAAAAGTCTTTCCCACTTGGTTGCacaaattcaaaaaattaGTGGAAGCCAATGGACAGTTAACATTGTCAAGCTGCAAAACTATTCTGCCAATCTTGCTGCCTCCGATAGTGACATCTAGAAAGGCAAACATTTGCGATTAAACCCTTCAATCTACAATCCTTGTAGAGAGAGATGATCCTTCAGCTCGCGCAAGATTTCCTGGTAGCCCCCCGTATCGGATTTCTTTCCAGACTCTAGCCAGTAAGGAAGCGAAAAGTAAGCAACTTCGGAGAGACTCGTTTCTCCGTCTTGAGTATATTTTACTTGATTACCTATCAACGCTAGACATTCCTACCCAGAAATATCCTAGCATGTTGGGAAGGAGAAGGTTTCACGCCGCTGCAAGGAGGCTGAATGTTCATGCTGTCCACCAACAGTTCACGTCCCCACCAGATCTACAATATAGACAATCTGTGATGAAAGCAAGGACAGATTGCACCGAGATGTTGAACAAGTTTGACAAGTCAAGTTACCTATTGGCTCATTACATTCCAGAACCTGCAAGAGATACCTGGATGGCGATACGATGCTTTCTATTGGAAGTGAACAAGATATCAGATTCCAATACAAGAGCCAACAGTCAATTCCGAGCTAATGTGGGGGTTGGCCTACTTGACgtcaaattcaaattttgGGAGGAATTACTTCAAAAAGTGTTTCTAGGCGGGTA
This is a stretch of genomic DNA from Komagataella phaffii GS115 chromosome 3, complete sequence. It encodes these proteins:
- a CDS encoding Peptidyl-prolyl cis-trans isomerase (cyclophilin), producing the protein MFAFLDVTIGGSKIGRIVLQLDNVNCPLASTNFLNLCNQVGKTFHSKEYGDIKLTYQGIRFHRIMKNFIVQAGDLVFGRDDSFNQEQVGGGGVSTYINDLSNNEKGPIYGKFDDEALDNNPVSKFDRPFVLAMANSGPNSNSSQFFITTYPCPHLQGKHTAFGSVVHGKSVVRDIEKVDTTKENNSPLQPVVIVACGEWKEGDPVPVFNCSNSQIGGDVFEEYPDDDDNFDKDSLEKALEAVEIIKESGSLLFKQNQIQNALFKYKKSYRYLNEFSPDQDQSPQLYNRFLALKKKLYLNLSLVYYRLGQFSRARDYAEYLLEMEDNQAITDKDRAKAFFRKGLAQIALNDFENGLHALKAAQDLTPTDSMISNEILKASKSFELFKKREKNKLEAFFK